One region of Parerythrobacter jejuensis genomic DNA includes:
- a CDS encoding thiamine pyrophosphate-dependent enzyme, translating to MADRPEGQNKPRLALHVPEPKFRPGDKADFSHIDIGEPGKMPRPDEACEAKDTLPLCYDLIRVLGDDDKAHGPWNPKLDPDTLRTMLQHFSTVRAFDERMFRGQRQGKTSFYMKCTGEEATSISAAMALASDDMVFPSYRQQGVLIARGYPLLEMINQIYSNKGDKLKGRQLPIMYSSRDHSFFSISGNLATQTPQAVGWAMASAIKGDSRIAATWVGEGSTAEGDFHSACTFATVYNAPVILNVINNQWAISSFSGFAGAERTTFAARALGYGLAGLRVDGNDPLAVYAAEQWAANRARANAGPTLIEHFTYRAEGHSTSDDPSGYRSAQEREEWPLGDPVTRLKDHLIALGEWDEDRQAAMDKEAAEHVKATTKEAEKNGILGHGLHHPFRTMFQDVYEDLPWHLEEQAAQAKREREIKWPGEEPWS from the coding sequence ATGGCCGACCGGCCCGAAGGGCAGAACAAGCCTCGCCTTGCGCTGCATGTGCCCGAACCAAAATTCCGCCCTGGCGACAAGGCGGACTTCTCACATATCGATATTGGCGAACCCGGCAAAATGCCGCGGCCGGACGAAGCCTGTGAAGCCAAGGACACGTTGCCGCTCTGCTATGACCTGATCCGGGTCCTGGGTGATGACGACAAGGCGCACGGCCCTTGGAATCCGAAACTCGATCCCGACACCTTGCGCACCATGCTCCAGCACTTTTCCACTGTGCGCGCTTTCGATGAGCGCATGTTTCGCGGGCAACGGCAGGGCAAGACCAGCTTCTATATGAAGTGCACGGGGGAAGAGGCGACCAGCATCTCTGCCGCGATGGCTCTTGCCAGTGATGACATGGTCTTCCCCAGCTATCGCCAGCAAGGCGTGCTGATTGCCCGCGGCTATCCCCTTTTGGAAATGATCAACCAGATCTATTCGAACAAGGGTGACAAGCTGAAGGGCCGCCAGCTCCCGATTATGTATTCGAGCAGGGATCACAGCTTCTTCTCGATTTCGGGCAACCTCGCGACACAGACCCCGCAAGCGGTGGGCTGGGCGATGGCCAGCGCGATCAAGGGCGACAGCAGGATCGCGGCAACCTGGGTCGGCGAAGGCAGTACGGCAGAAGGCGATTTTCACTCTGCCTGCACCTTTGCAACAGTCTATAACGCGCCCGTAATCCTCAACGTGATCAACAACCAATGGGCGATATCGAGTTTCTCCGGCTTTGCCGGCGCCGAGCGGACTACCTTTGCGGCGCGCGCACTGGGCTATGGCCTTGCCGGGCTTCGCGTCGATGGCAACGATCCGCTGGCAGTTTATGCTGCCGAACAATGGGCCGCCAATCGCGCGCGCGCCAATGCCGGGCCGACACTGATCGAGCATTTCACCTATCGCGCAGAAGGGCATTCAACGTCGGACGATCCGTCAGGATATCGCAGCGCGCAGGAGCGTGAGGAGTGGCCTCTCGGTGACCCGGTGACCCGCCTCAAGGATCATTTGATCGCGCTGGGTGAATGGGACGAAGACCGGCAGGCCGCGATGGACAAGGAAGCTGCCGAACATGTGAAGGCAACCACCAAGGAGGCCGAGAAGAACGGCATTCTCGGCCATGGCCTGCACCATCCATTCCGCACCATGTTCCAGGACGTCTACGAAGATCTGCCGTGGCATCTCGAAGAGCAAGCGGCGCAGGCCAAACGGGAACGAGAGATCAAGTGGCCCGGAGAGGAGCCATGGTCGTGA
- a CDS encoding alpha-ketoacid dehydrogenase subunit beta, whose protein sequence is MVVSTQVKEQPATAGQDTERRLNMIEAINEALDVMMARDPDVIVMGEDVGYFGGVFRCTAGLQEKHGKTRVFDTPISECGIIGVAVGMGAYGLRPVPEIQFADYIYPGLDQLISEAARLRYRSACDYIAPMTVRSPFGGGIFGGQTHSQSPEAIFTHVAGLKTVIPATPYDAKGLLISAIEDNDPVIFFEPKRIYNGPFSGYYDKPVEPWKKHRDSVVPEGYYKIPLGKARTVTEGEQITVLAYGTMVHVAEAVCAEKGVEADILDLRTMMPLDIEAIEASVKKTGKCMIVHEATRTSGFGAELSALVQERCFYHLEAPIERVTGFDTPYPHSLEWAYFPGPVRLGEAIDRLLSE, encoded by the coding sequence ATGGTCGTGAGCACTCAAGTGAAAGAACAGCCGGCCACCGCGGGCCAGGATACAGAACGTCGCCTCAACATGATCGAAGCGATCAACGAGGCGCTCGACGTGATGATGGCGCGCGATCCCGATGTGATCGTGATGGGCGAAGATGTCGGCTATTTCGGGGGCGTGTTCCGCTGCACCGCAGGCCTGCAGGAAAAGCACGGCAAGACTCGGGTTTTCGACACTCCGATTTCGGAATGCGGAATTATTGGCGTGGCAGTGGGGATGGGGGCCTATGGCTTGCGACCGGTCCCCGAAATCCAATTCGCAGACTATATCTATCCCGGTCTTGACCAGCTGATTTCGGAAGCTGCCCGGCTGCGCTATCGTTCCGCCTGCGATTACATCGCCCCGATGACGGTGCGCTCCCCCTTCGGGGGCGGCATCTTCGGTGGCCAAACCCACAGCCAGAGCCCAGAAGCTATCTTTACCCATGTTGCGGGCTTGAAGACTGTTATCCCGGCGACGCCTTATGATGCAAAGGGCCTGCTGATCAGCGCGATCGAGGACAATGATCCCGTCATCTTCTTCGAGCCTAAACGTATCTATAATGGCCCGTTCTCGGGCTATTATGACAAGCCGGTCGAGCCTTGGAAGAAGCATCGCGATAGTGTCGTGCCCGAGGGCTATTACAAGATTCCGCTGGGCAAGGCGCGCACGGTAACAGAGGGCGAGCAGATCACAGTGCTCGCCTATGGCACGATGGTACATGTGGCAGAGGCGGTTTGTGCAGAAAAGGGAGTCGAGGCCGACATTCTCGATCTGCGCACCATGATGCCGCTGGATATCGAAGCGATCGAAGCCTCGGTAAAGAAGACCGGCAAATGCATGATCGTGCACGAAGCGACGCGCACCTCCGGCTTTGGGGCGGAATTGTCTGCACTGGTGCAGGAACGGTGCTTCTATCATCTGGAAGCGCCGATCGAACGGGTCACGGGCTTCGACACACCCTATCCCCACAGCCTTGAATGGGCTTATTTTCCAGGCCCCGTCCGCCTCGGCGAGGCGATTGACCGACTTTTGAGCGAGTAA
- a CDS encoding dihydrolipoamide acetyltransferase family protein, protein MAKFTFNMPDVGEGVAEAEIVEWHVKVGDTVSEDQHLVDVMTDKATIDIESPVDGTVVELAGEIGDVTAVGAMLLVIEVEGDASDEAPPAEATPAEATPAEATPAPEPAPPSAPEPAPAPTPAPEPALEPVAVALDSKVLATPAVRKRAKDLGIDLGEVKPAEDGRIRHGDLDAFLSYSGGFSAAAPTRADEEKKVIGMRRRIAENMAASKRNIPHFSYVEEMDVTDLEVMRAQLNANRGSKPKLTILPLLITAICKTLPEFPMINARYDDEAGVVTRHGAVHLGMAAQTDAGLMVPVIQNAQSKNLWQLANEIGRLAEAARTGKAKSEELSGGTLTVTSLGPLGGVATTPVINRPEVAIIGPNRIIERPMYVSDGQGGERIEKRKLMNISISCDHRVVDGYDAASFVQALKKLVETPVLLLSD, encoded by the coding sequence ATGGCGAAATTCACGTTCAACATGCCCGATGTGGGCGAAGGCGTTGCCGAGGCAGAGATTGTCGAATGGCACGTGAAGGTTGGCGACACGGTCTCCGAAGACCAGCACCTGGTCGACGTGATGACCGACAAGGCCACAATCGATATCGAGAGCCCGGTGGATGGCACGGTGGTCGAGCTGGCAGGCGAGATCGGTGACGTGACGGCGGTTGGTGCGATGCTGCTGGTTATCGAAGTGGAAGGCGACGCTTCGGATGAGGCCCCACCGGCTGAAGCGACACCTGCCGAAGCGACACCGGCTGAAGCAACTCCTGCACCTGAGCCTGCACCACCAAGCGCCCCTGAACCCGCTCCGGCTCCAACGCCAGCTCCTGAGCCTGCTCTGGAGCCGGTGGCTGTCGCTCTGGACTCAAAAGTGCTCGCCACCCCTGCGGTGCGCAAGCGTGCGAAGGATCTGGGGATTGATCTGGGTGAAGTGAAACCCGCAGAAGACGGTCGCATTCGTCACGGTGATCTAGATGCTTTCCTGTCCTATAGTGGCGGATTTTCAGCTGCTGCGCCGACGCGCGCGGATGAAGAGAAGAAAGTTATCGGAATGCGCCGTCGCATCGCCGAGAATATGGCAGCGTCCAAGCGCAACATCCCGCATTTCTCCTATGTTGAAGAGATGGATGTCACCGATCTGGAAGTTATGCGGGCACAGCTGAATGCCAATCGCGGCAGCAAGCCGAAGTTGACGATCCTGCCGCTGTTGATCACGGCGATTTGCAAGACCCTGCCCGAATTCCCGATGATCAATGCCCGCTATGACGACGAGGCGGGCGTGGTAACGCGCCATGGCGCAGTCCATCTGGGCATGGCCGCGCAGACCGATGCCGGTTTGATGGTCCCCGTTATCCAGAATGCGCAGTCCAAGAATCTCTGGCAGCTGGCCAATGAGATCGGCCGGTTGGCCGAGGCCGCGCGCACCGGCAAGGCAAAATCTGAAGAGCTTTCCGGCGGTACACTGACGGTTACATCACTCGGACCGCTAGGAGGGGTTGCAACAACCCCGGTTATCAACCGGCCGGAAGTGGCGATCATAGGGCCTAACCGGATTATCGAGCGACCGATGTACGTCTCGGATGGCCAGGGCGGCGAACGGATCGAGAAGCGCAAGCTGATGAATATCTCGATCAGCTGCGATCACCGCGTGGTCGATGGCTATGATGCGGCGAGCTTTGTCCAGGCGCTCAAAAAGCTGGTCGAAACGCCGGTTCTGCTTCTTTCCGACTGA
- a CDS encoding NAD(P)H-dependent flavin oxidoreductase, which yields MKTAITEMFGIKHPIIQGGMHFVGFAEMAAAVSNAGGLGIITGLTLGTPEKLAAEIDRCKDMTDKPFGVNLTFLPSLNPPDYPGLVEVIIKGGVKVVETAGRNPAQVLPALKDAGIKVIHKCTSVRHSLKAQDIGCDAVSVDGFECGGHPGEDDIPNFILLPRAADELDIPFVSSGGMADGRSLVASLAMGAQGMNMGTRFIATQEAPVHENVKKAIVAASELDTRLVMRPLRNTERVMTNEAVERLLEKEKRLGDDLKFEDIIEEVAGVYPKIMSDGDMDSGAWSCGMVAGLINDIPTCQELVDSIMAEADAIISRMDGLRG from the coding sequence ATGAAGACAGCGATCACCGAAATGTTCGGCATCAAGCACCCGATCATCCAGGGCGGCATGCACTTTGTCGGCTTCGCAGAAATGGCAGCTGCCGTTTCGAATGCGGGCGGGCTGGGCATCATCACTGGACTGACGCTTGGCACACCGGAAAAGCTTGCTGCTGAAATCGACCGCTGCAAGGATATGACGGACAAGCCTTTTGGTGTGAACCTGACTTTCCTGCCCAGCCTTAATCCGCCGGATTATCCTGGATTGGTCGAAGTGATTATCAAGGGCGGGGTCAAAGTCGTCGAGACCGCTGGACGCAATCCGGCGCAAGTATTGCCCGCGCTCAAAGACGCCGGGATCAAGGTCATCCATAAGTGCACCAGTGTCCGGCACAGCCTCAAGGCTCAGGATATCGGTTGCGATGCAGTGAGCGTGGACGGCTTCGAATGCGGCGGACACCCGGGCGAAGACGACATTCCGAACTTTATTCTGCTGCCACGTGCTGCCGACGAGTTGGATATTCCTTTTGTGTCGTCAGGCGGTATGGCTGATGGCCGTAGCCTTGTGGCCTCGCTTGCCATGGGCGCACAGGGCATGAACATGGGCACGCGCTTCATCGCGACACAGGAAGCGCCCGTCCATGAAAATGTGAAGAAGGCCATCGTAGCCGCAAGCGAGTTGGACACGCGTCTGGTTATGCGTCCGCTCCGCAATACAGAGCGCGTGATGACGAACGAAGCTGTCGAGCGTCTGCTCGAGAAAGAAAAGCGCCTTGGTGACGATCTCAAGTTCGAAGATATCATTGAGGAAGTCGCTGGCGTTTACCCCAAGATCATGTCGGATGGTGACATGGACTCCGGTGCATGGAGCTGCGGGATGGTGGCAGGCCTGATCAACGATATTCCGACCTGTCAGGAACTGGTCGACAGTATCATGGCCGAAGCGGATGCGATCATCAGTCGCATGGACGGCCTTCGCGGCTGA
- a CDS encoding MFS transporter produces MSAAQSTGDAPTEPDSVRPSLPTKLAYGFGSVAFGVKDGGFNYFLLLFYGTVVGLEPGLVGLAILIALVLDAISDPLVGYWSDNFRSRWGRRHPFMYAAAIPVAASYYLLWNPPDWSQGQLFAYLLSLSVLIRTFLTFYETPSSALLPELTPDYEERTKLQAYRLFFGWSGGNAMSVLMFGVLLVETSEYTTGTLNRDGYATYGVIASLLMFAAILISSIGTHSQIPTLRQPPPKEVFSTKKLFGEMLDTLREKSFLALFWATLLGSVATGFSASLAFIMLTYFWGFSSEQQFIWTALVFFSALLGFLIAPLAVKRLGKKRAVVVLGLTAFTVAPMPVILRLFGLMPENGDPILFPLVATINTLDLSLIIALQAVLYSMIADLVESSEVRTGRRSEGVFYAAVTFTRKCTVGLGSFAGGIILSVVAFPQGADRTQVSSETLWMLGALYAPTLLALWMAMIFAISRYKITKEEHAENLRKLAEAPGSPS; encoded by the coding sequence ATGAGCGCAGCGCAGTCAACCGGCGATGCTCCAACTGAGCCGGATTCAGTTCGCCCTTCGTTGCCCACCAAGTTGGCCTATGGGTTCGGCTCCGTCGCCTTCGGGGTGAAAGACGGGGGCTTCAATTACTTCCTCTTGCTGTTTTATGGCACGGTCGTCGGGCTGGAGCCTGGATTGGTCGGCCTCGCCATCCTTATTGCGCTGGTGCTCGATGCAATCAGTGATCCGCTAGTCGGTTATTGGTCCGACAATTTCCGCTCCCGCTGGGGCCGGCGACATCCTTTCATGTATGCGGCCGCTATTCCTGTAGCTGCCAGTTACTACCTGCTGTGGAACCCGCCTGACTGGAGCCAGGGCCAACTGTTTGCATATCTCCTGAGTCTATCGGTTCTGATCCGAACCTTCCTGACATTCTACGAAACACCCAGCTCGGCCCTGCTTCCAGAACTGACTCCCGACTACGAAGAGCGTACCAAGCTGCAGGCCTATCGCCTGTTTTTCGGATGGAGCGGTGGGAATGCGATGTCTGTTCTGATGTTCGGCGTGTTGCTGGTCGAGACGTCTGAATACACGACCGGTACGCTGAATCGGGATGGATATGCCACCTATGGTGTGATTGCCTCCCTCCTGATGTTCGCTGCCATCCTGATTTCTTCGATCGGAACCCACAGCCAAATACCAACGCTACGCCAGCCCCCGCCCAAAGAGGTATTCTCTACCAAGAAACTGTTTGGTGAAATGCTCGATACACTACGGGAAAAGAGCTTTCTGGCGTTGTTCTGGGCAACGTTGCTGGGGTCGGTCGCTACAGGCTTTTCTGCCTCGCTTGCCTTTATCATGCTGACCTACTTCTGGGGTTTCTCCAGCGAGCAGCAATTCATCTGGACGGCACTCGTCTTCTTTTCAGCACTGCTTGGCTTCTTGATCGCTCCGCTCGCGGTAAAGCGTCTCGGCAAGAAACGCGCAGTGGTCGTTCTGGGCCTTACCGCCTTCACGGTTGCGCCTATGCCGGTCATCCTCCGGCTCTTCGGACTTATGCCAGAGAACGGTGACCCGATCCTGTTCCCGCTTGTGGCGACGATCAATACGCTCGATCTGTCGCTGATCATCGCACTGCAAGCTGTGCTCTATTCGATGATCGCAGATCTTGTCGAAAGCAGTGAAGTGCGGACCGGACGTCGATCAGAGGGTGTATTCTACGCAGCTGTGACGTTTACCCGCAAATGCACTGTCGGCCTTGGGTCCTTTGCCGGAGGCATCATTCTATCCGTTGTTGCATTCCCGCAAGGAGCCGACCGGACCCAGGTTTCAAGTGAAACGCTTTGGATGCTCGGCGCGCTCTACGCCCCCACCCTGCTTGCACTGTGGATGGCCATGATCTTCGCTATCAGCCGCTACAAGATCACCAAGGAAGAGCATGCGGAGAACTTGCGCAAGCTTGCAGAGGCGCCCGGCTCACCAAGCTAG
- a CDS encoding DUF2842 domain-containing protein has protein sequence MRDEPTWRIPVGMLAMIIGLTIYAIVIARYVPDVIGDWHALLQTVVYLFFGVVWLLPLRRFMIWMEAGRSD, from the coding sequence ATGAGAGACGAACCAACCTGGCGCATACCCGTGGGCATGTTGGCTATGATTATCGGGCTTACGATCTATGCAATTGTCATCGCGCGCTACGTCCCGGATGTTATCGGCGATTGGCACGCTCTGTTGCAAACGGTGGTGTATCTCTTCTTTGGCGTCGTGTGGTTACTCCCCCTCCGCAGATTTATGATCTGGATGGAAGCCGGCCGCTCGGACTAG
- a CDS encoding 5-formyltetrahydrofolate cyclo-ligase: MKSKSDLRKELRRVRKDHVAAQPAAIKALLFNRPPAPLLDLLAENATIALYPAIGSEAPTSSYAKFFLERGHVIALPRFADENAQMEFAAFQDPFDKSDLVPGPFGLEQPDASLPVIEPDVLFVPLIGCTAKGDRLGQGGGHYDRWFAAHTGKTKVGLAWDVQVVEGLPIEAHDQQLDFIVTPTRLYGPFA; encoded by the coding sequence GTGAAAAGCAAGTCGGACCTCAGGAAAGAGCTTCGGCGTGTGCGCAAGGATCATGTCGCCGCCCAGCCTGCAGCCATCAAAGCGCTGCTGTTCAACCGGCCTCCCGCCCCATTGCTGGACTTGCTGGCAGAGAACGCAACGATCGCCCTCTACCCTGCAATAGGTAGCGAGGCGCCGACATCTAGCTATGCGAAATTCTTCCTCGAACGTGGCCATGTGATTGCCTTGCCGCGCTTTGCCGATGAGAATGCGCAGATGGAATTCGCTGCGTTCCAGGATCCATTCGACAAAAGCGACCTTGTTCCCGGCCCGTTTGGATTGGAGCAGCCTGATGCAAGCTTGCCGGTGATCGAACCGGACGTTTTGTTTGTCCCTTTGATCGGGTGCACAGCGAAGGGCGATCGTCTCGGCCAAGGGGGCGGACATTATGATCGATGGTTCGCAGCGCATACAGGCAAGACCAAGGTCGGTCTTGCGTGGGATGTCCAGGTGGTCGAAGGCCTTCCTATCGAAGCCCATGATCAGCAACTCGATTTTATCGTCACCCCGACCAGACTGTACGGACCATTTGCATGA
- the zapA gene encoding cell division protein ZapA, protein MNQLDLTIGGRTFQIACEPGEEDHVRNLGALIDEKFQELAPRYEQNLLFATLMLTDDLHSTRSTAETAVAERLAMAKEIEHVRRDAETATGQRDQLRQTIADREQELEQLKTTHAQQADEVQALQTEIESIKTSANESAETMRAEVERIKASSEEAIVAMKAASESADANGAELNALTQERDQLAAQLAAAREELSARPATQGSFIEPGMSTNDPELAPALERFAELLENCADKLEGTGPAS, encoded by the coding sequence ATGAACCAGCTCGACCTCACCATTGGCGGCCGTACATTCCAGATTGCTTGCGAGCCTGGCGAAGAAGATCATGTGCGCAACCTTGGCGCCTTGATCGATGAGAAGTTTCAAGAACTTGCGCCTCGCTATGAACAAAACCTCCTGTTCGCGACGCTGATGCTAACGGACGATCTTCACTCTACCAGGTCGACTGCCGAGACTGCTGTTGCAGAGCGGCTCGCTATGGCGAAGGAAATCGAGCACGTCCGGCGGGATGCAGAGACTGCTACCGGCCAGCGCGACCAATTGCGCCAGACGATAGCAGATAGGGAACAGGAGCTGGAGCAACTCAAGACGACCCATGCCCAGCAAGCGGACGAGGTGCAGGCGCTCCAAACCGAGATCGAGTCGATCAAGACGTCTGCCAATGAATCGGCTGAAACGATGCGGGCCGAGGTAGAGCGGATCAAGGCCTCTTCCGAGGAAGCCATTGTCGCCATGAAGGCCGCGTCAGAGAGTGCGGATGCAAACGGCGCGGAATTGAACGCCCTCACGCAGGAACGAGATCAACTGGCAGCACAGTTGGCCGCAGCGCGAGAAGAGCTCTCGGCCCGCCCTGCCACCCAGGGCAGCTTCATCGAACCGGGAATGTCCACCAACGATCCCGAACTGGCCCCGGCATTGGAACGATTTGCCGAATTGCTGGAAAATTGTGCCGACAAGCTTGAGGGCACGGGCCCCGCATCCTAG
- the tkt gene encoding transketolase yields the protein MSLDPARLAPMANAIRALSMDAVQAANSGHPGMPMGMADVATVLWSKFLKFDPSAPDWADRDRFVLSAGHGSMLIYSLLHLSGYAQPTMDDIRNFRQLGSPCAGHPENFLLPGVECTTGPLGQGLAMAVGMAIAERHLNASFGDDLVDHKTWVIAGDGCLMEGINHEAIGIAGHLKLGRMNVLWDDNNITIDGGTDLSTSEDIKARYAATGWHVVECDGHDFADIERAMHEAVADTRPSLVACKTVIGKGAPNKQGTSATHGAPLGPEEISAARDVLGWDAAPFEVPEGILAAWRSTGAAGSEAHGAWASRLQNSVQKTEFERRMAGDLPESNATQAYISALIADPVKVATRKASEMALADINPRLPDTIGGSADLTGSNNTKAGGIEALTADNYGERYIYYGIREFGMAAAMNGMALHGGVIPYGGTFLVFTDYARGAVRLSALQQARVIYVMTHDSIGLGEDGPTHQPVEHVASLRAMPNLLVMRPADAVETAECWEIALQNKTRPTVLALTRQGLPQMRLEEADEMLSAKGGYRIASAKAKRKVVLVATGSELHVAAECAAKLEEQGIGADVVSMVCAELFEEQDDAYKADTLPAGALKVSIEAGTTFGWERYTGTDGINIGLDRFGASAPAGQLFEKFGFTAEAIVPQILNKLNG from the coding sequence ATGAGCCTCGATCCCGCCCGTCTTGCACCGATGGCCAATGCCATTCGTGCGCTCTCCATGGATGCGGTCCAGGCGGCCAATTCGGGTCATCCCGGAATGCCGATGGGAATGGCCGATGTCGCCACGGTTCTGTGGTCGAAATTTCTCAAATTTGACCCATCCGCCCCTGACTGGGCCGATCGGGATCGCTTTGTATTGAGCGCCGGTCACGGCTCTATGCTGATCTACAGCTTGCTTCATCTGTCCGGCTATGCGCAGCCGACCATGGACGACATCCGCAATTTCCGTCAGCTGGGCAGCCCGTGCGCCGGCCACCCGGAGAACTTCCTGCTGCCCGGCGTCGAATGCACGACGGGGCCATTGGGTCAGGGCCTGGCGATGGCCGTGGGTATGGCCATTGCCGAACGGCATCTGAATGCGAGCTTCGGAGATGACCTTGTCGACCACAAGACATGGGTGATTGCCGGTGACGGCTGCCTGATGGAAGGCATCAACCACGAGGCGATCGGGATTGCCGGGCATCTTAAGCTCGGCCGCATGAATGTGCTGTGGGATGATAACAACATTACCATCGATGGCGGCACCGACCTTTCAACCAGCGAAGATATCAAGGCGCGCTACGCAGCAACAGGTTGGCATGTCGTCGAATGCGACGGGCATGATTTCGCCGATATTGAGCGAGCCATGCACGAAGCGGTCGCCGATACCCGGCCATCGCTCGTTGCTTGCAAGACGGTGATCGGTAAGGGAGCGCCGAACAAGCAGGGCACCAGTGCAACGCATGGCGCGCCACTGGGCCCCGAGGAAATCTCGGCAGCGCGCGATGTCTTGGGTTGGGATGCGGCGCCGTTTGAGGTGCCCGAAGGCATTCTGGCAGCCTGGCGGTCGACTGGCGCTGCGGGCAGCGAAGCTCACGGCGCTTGGGCGTCGCGCCTCCAAAACAGCGTGCAGAAAACTGAATTCGAACGGCGCATGGCAGGCGATTTGCCAGAGAGTAACGCCACCCAGGCATACATCTCCGCACTGATTGCGGATCCCGTGAAAGTGGCGACCCGCAAGGCGAGCGAAATGGCACTGGCGGACATCAATCCGCGCTTGCCCGATACTATAGGTGGTAGCGCCGATTTGACCGGCTCGAACAACACCAAGGCCGGCGGAATTGAAGCGCTGACCGCCGACAATTACGGCGAGCGCTACATCTATTATGGCATCCGTGAATTCGGCATGGCAGCAGCGATGAACGGGATGGCGTTGCATGGAGGTGTGATCCCCTATGGTGGCACGTTCCTGGTTTTCACCGACTATGCCCGGGGCGCGGTCCGCCTTTCGGCCTTGCAGCAGGCACGCGTAATCTATGTGATGACGCATGATAGCATCGGGCTCGGCGAAGACGGGCCGACGCACCAACCGGTCGAGCATGTCGCTTCGCTGCGCGCGATGCCGAACTTGCTGGTGATGCGCCCCGCGGATGCGGTCGAGACAGCTGAATGCTGGGAAATCGCGCTGCAGAACAAGACGCGCCCGACAGTGCTGGCCCTGACACGCCAGGGATTGCCACAAATGCGGCTCGAAGAAGCTGACGAGATGTTGTCGGCGAAGGGCGGGTATCGGATCGCCAGCGCCAAGGCAAAGCGCAAGGTTGTGCTCGTCGCGACCGGCTCCGAACTGCATGTCGCCGCTGAATGCGCGGCGAAACTGGAAGAGCAGGGCATTGGCGCCGACGTCGTGTCGATGGTCTGTGCCGAACTGTTTGAAGAGCAAGACGACGCCTACAAGGCTGACACGCTTCCCGCCGGCGCGCTCAAGGTTTCAATCGAGGCAGGAACCACCTTCGGGTGGGAGCGCTACACTGGCACGGACGGCATCAATATCGGGCTGGATCGCTTTGGCGCCTCGGCACCAGCAGGGCAATTGTTCGAAAAATTCGGTTTCACTGCGGAGGCAATCGTCCCGCAGATACTCAATAAACTCAACGGTTAA
- the gap gene encoding type I glyceraldehyde-3-phosphate dehydrogenase: protein MATKVAINGFGRIGRLVARAILERSDHDLELVSINDLADTKSNALLFQYDSTHGRFPGTVEVGDSTIIVNGKSIAVTSERDPGNLPHAAQGIDIVLECTGFFQSHEAAEPHLTAGAKRVLISAPAKNVSATVVYGVNHDVLTSDDVIVSNASCTTNCLSPVAKVLHDTVGIERGFMTTIHSYTNDQRMLDQMHGDMRRARGGAQNMIPTTTGAARAVGLVLPELAGKLDGSSVRVPTPNVSLVDLVFTPGRDTSVEELNGALKAAADGPMKGVLDYTDQPLVSSDFNHYPASSTIDSLETSVMEGKLARVVSWYDNEWGFSNRMIDTAGVMAGLL, encoded by the coding sequence ATGGCGACCAAGGTTGCAATCAACGGTTTCGGGCGCATCGGTCGCCTGGTGGCACGCGCCATTTTGGAGCGCAGCGATCACGATCTGGAATTGGTCTCGATCAACGATCTTGCCGACACGAAATCCAACGCTTTGCTGTTCCAGTATGATTCCACACATGGCCGTTTCCCCGGCACCGTGGAAGTGGGCGACAGTACGATCATCGTGAATGGCAAGAGCATCGCCGTCACCAGCGAGCGTGATCCGGGCAACCTGCCGCATGCCGCACAAGGCATCGACATCGTCCTCGAATGCACCGGCTTTTTCCAGAGCCATGAAGCTGCCGAACCGCACCTGACCGCTGGTGCCAAGCGTGTTCTGATTTCGGCACCTGCGAAGAATGTTTCGGCCACGGTCGTTTACGGCGTGAACCACGATGTGCTGACCAGCGACGATGTGATCGTCTCCAACGCCAGTTGCACCACTAACTGCCTCTCGCCGGTCGCGAAGGTCCTGCACGATACCGTGGGTATCGAGCGCGGCTTCATGACCACGATCCACAGCTACACCAACGACCAGCGTATGCTGGACCAGATGCATGGCGATATGCGCCGTGCCCGTGGCGGCGCGCAGAACATGATCCCGACCACCACCGGCGCGGCCCGTGCGGTCGGCTTGGTGTTGCCGGAGCTGGCAGGCAAGCTGGATGGCTCGTCCGTCCGGGTGCCGACGCCCAATGTCAGCCTTGTCGATCTGGTCTTCACGCCCGGTCGCGACACCTCCGTCGAAGAATTGAACGGCGCGCTCAAAGCCGCTGCTGATGGCCCGATGAAGGGTGTGCTGGACTATACCGATCAACCGCTCGTCAGCAGTGACTTCAATCACTATCCTGCCAGCTCGACGATCGACAGCCTCGAAACCTCCGTCATGGAAGGCAAGCTGGCCCGCGTTGTCAGCTGGTATGACAATGAATGGGGCTTCTCCAATCGCATGATCGATACCGCCGGTGTGATGGCCGGGCTGCTCTAA